In one window of Helianthus annuus cultivar XRQ/B chromosome 17, HanXRQr2.0-SUNRISE, whole genome shotgun sequence DNA:
- the LOC110923045 gene encoding vinorine synthase, whose product MKMNIEKHSSKFIKPLVPTPPTLRYYKISFLDELAPSMDIGVVLFFSENNNDHNTKFVTQLEQSLEKTLPRFYPLAGRYVDETYTVDCNDNGVEFIHAKVNIKLQDIIANEKNSKLVDKLIPPKTGEANLLLAIQATMFECGGVALGVRTTHRIVDASTLCTFLSEWAAMNREEHTEITGPGFNTSSLFPGRCFPPGPLQPISDDDMSTKYIRKLYPFSESAISNMKAKANASMCDRHCSKVQLVSAVIWNALIGVDRANNNPRESILVQAVNLRGKTASLIPKHSCGNLFVLCATKAVVVETTEELANRLTSNVKETIRNFSKVDHNSEEGKLSVLNSISLPNIRESTNLITISSWCKFPYYEIDFGLGTPTWIAPWWIAPSSMPMVNTTCLMDEAQGNGIDAHVFLEVKDVPYFEEALRRQIGSFAA is encoded by the coding sequence ATGAAGATGAACATTGAAAAACACTCAAGCAAATTCATAAAACCCTTAGTTCCAACTCCTCCAACCCTACGTTATTACAAGATTTCCTTCCTTGATGAGTTGGCCCCTTCCATGGATATTGGCGTTGTTCTTTTCTTCTCTGAAAATAACAATGACCACAACACAAAGTTTGTTACACAGCTAGAACAATCACTTGAAAAAACTCTACCACGATTTTACCCTCTAGCTGGTAGGTATGTCGATGAAACCTACACCGTCGATTGCAATGATAACGGTGTTGAGTTCATACATGCCAAAGTTAACATCAAATTGCAAGATATTATCGCTAACGAAAAGAATAGTAAGCTTGTGGATAAATTAATTCCACCCAAGACCGGGGAAGCTAACTTGTTACTTGCAATTCAAGCAACCATGTTCGAGTGCGGAGGTGTAGCACTTGGTGTACGTACCACACACAGGATTGTTGATGCCTCCACTCTATGTACATTCCTAAGCGAATGGGCCGCTATGAACCGAGAAGAACATACTGAAATTACCGGGCCGGGTTTCAACACATCCTCATTATTTCCGGGTCGTTGTTTTCCGCCTGGTCCACTACAACCTATAAGTGATGATGACATGTCAACCAAGTATATCAGAAAGTTATATCCATTCAGTGAGAGTGCAATATCAAACATGAAAGCAAAGGCCAATGCTAGCATGTGCGACCGTCATTGCTCAAAGGTACAGTTGGTCTCAGCCGTGATTTGGAACGCTCTCATTGGTGTTGATCGTGCCAATAATAATCCAAGAGAGTCTATACTCGTCCAAGCAGTAAACCTTAGGGGAAAAACAGCTTCGTTAATCCCTAAACATTCTTGTGGGAATTTGTTCGTGCTTTGTGCCACTAAAGCTGTGGTCGTTGAAACAACTGAAGAACTGGCGAATCGTTTAACTAGTAACGTCAAGGAAACAATACGTAACTTCTCAAAGGTAGACCACAATTCTGAAGAAGGGAAGTTGAGTGTTTTGAATTCTATCTCACTACCCAACATTCGGGAATCAACTAATTTGATCACGATATCTAGTTGGTGTAAGTTTCCTTATTATGAAATTGACTTCGGTTTAGGGACGCCAACTTGGATAGCCCCCTGGTGGATAGCCCCCAGTAGTATGCCTATGGTTAATACCACGTgtttgatggacgaagcgcagGGCAATGGAATTGATGCACATGTCTTTCTAGAAGTTAAAGATGTCCCATATTTCGAAGAAGCTCTACGACGGCAAATTGGTTCTTTTGCTGCTTAA
- the LOC110924011 gene encoding uncharacterized protein LOC110924011, translating into MASNPWWPSSSDDEEEMFFANAVLRAGQILIEEEEEEEEEEEEEEFSSENVITRRIRINRDRQGAHEKLVNDYFSDEPLYNADIFRRRFRMSRRLFTRIANDLAGLDPFFTQRPDARNYEGFTTLQKCTAAIRQLAYGTVADALDEYLQMSARTTRECLYRFCHNVVKLYSKKYLRKPNAYDVQQLYQAHEARHGFPGMLGSIDCMHWGWHNCPTAWRDQYTRGDHGYPTVILEAVASQDLWICHSFFGLPGSLNDLNVLYQSAIFTDVVNGTGPDTRFTVSGVEYRRGYYLADGIYPSWSTIVKTIPYPEDEKRKKFAKRQEAARKDIERAFGVLQKKMGHRCTTGTCVHPKKVASLYVRLHLLHNMIIEDEGRAICEYDENAAWGNTVPVDPPQQDLNSFSLTNDFTHANLQQDLVEHIWNNVNMVDGDGAEDEDEDE; encoded by the exons ATGGCTTCTAATCCTTGGTGGCCCTCGTCTTCGGATGACGAAGAGGAGATGTTTTTCGCAAACGCTGTACTACGGGCGGGACAGATTTTAatcgaagaggaagaggaagaggaagaggaagaggaagaggaagaattCTCGTCTGAAAATGTTATTACCAGACGAATACGCATTAACAGAGACCGCCAAG GAGCGCACGAGAAATTGGTGAACGATTATTTTTCGGATGAGCCACTTTACAACGCCGACATTTTTAGACGCAGGTTCCGAATGAGTCGCCGCTTATTCACAAGGATTGCCAATGATTTGGCGGGGCTAGACCCGTTTTTCACGCAACGTCCTGATGCTCGAAATTATGAAGGGTTTACAACGTTACAAAAGTGTACTGCGGCCATTCGACAACTGGCGTACGGGACAGTGGCCGACGCTTTGGACGAGTACTTACAGATGTCGGCAAGAACTACGCGGGAATGTTTGTATCGGTTTTGCCATAATGTGGTGAAACTGTATAGCAAAAAATATTTGCGGAAACCAAACGCGTATGATGTTCAACAGTTGTACCAAGCTCATGAAGCAAGGCACGGGTTTCCGGGAATGCTTGGTAGCATTGATTGTATGCATTGGGGGTGGCATAATTGCCCGACTGCGTGGCGCGACCAATATACGCGAGGTGATCACGGCTATCCAACCGTGATACTTGAAGCTGTGGCATCACAAGATTTGTGGATATGTCATTCTTTCTTTGGTCTCCCTGGTTCACTCAACGACCTCAACGTGTTATACCAATCGGCCATCTTTACCGATGTCGTTAATGGAACGGGACCGGACACACGTTTTACAGTTTCTGGGGTTGAGTATAGACGTGGGTATTATCTTGCTGACGGGATATATCCGTCTTGGTCTACAATTGTGAAGACTATTCCATATCCCGAGGACGAAAAACGGAAAAAATTTGCCAAGCGTCAAGAAGCTGCAAGAAAAGACATCGAACGTGCTTTTGGTGTCTTACAAAAAAAAATGGGCCATCGTTGCACAACCGGCACGTGCGTTCACCCCAAAAAGGTTGCGTCTTTGTATGTACGCTTGCATTTGCTCCATAACATGATTATTGAAGACGAAGGTCGGGCGATTTGTGAGTATGATGAGAATGCAGCTTGGGGGAACACTGTCCCGGTTGATCCCCCACaacaggatttaaactcgttcTCGCTAACAAACGACTTCACGCATGCAAACCTTCAACAAGATTTGGTAGAACATATTTGGAACAACGTTAACATGGTGGACGGTGACGGAGCCGAAGACGAAGACGAAGACGAGTAG